Within Gouania willdenowi chromosome 24, fGouWil2.1, whole genome shotgun sequence, the genomic segment TTTCCCACATTCGATACTGGGTGTTTCAGATCATCATGGTGTGTTGCCCTAGCCTGTGTTTCATCACTTACTCTGTGCATCAGTCGGCCAAACAAAAGGAGCGACGCTTTTCCACAGTCTATCTCTCTCTGGAGAGGGACCAGGGCTTATTTAGGAGAGATGACGGCTTGAGGATTAAGAACACCCTTGTGAATGGAATGCTGCAGAACACTGAAAATTCAAATAAGGAGGCAGAGCCGGATTGTTTTGAAGTCAAAGATATTCCAAACTCAACTCTGCGATCAACAAAGTCCAAAATGAGGAGGCAAGAGGGCATCTCCAGGTTCTATATAATTCAGGTGGTGTTCAGAAATGTGCTGGAGATTGGGTTTCTAGTGGGTCAGTACCTGTTATATGGATTTAAAGTTATGGCTGTGTACGAGTGTAACCAGTACCCTTGCATAAAAGACGTGGAGTGCTACGTTTCGAGGCCAACAGAAAAGACAGTGTTTTTAGTCTTCATGTTTGCCGTCAGCGGATTTTGTGTTGTACTAAACTTGGCAGAACTCAACCATCTGGGGTGGAGGAAGATCAAAGCTGCTGTCAGAGGAGTGCAAGCCCGAAGGAAGTCAGTTTATGAGATCAGAAATAAGGACGGATCCAAATCGAGTATCGCCAACTTTGGTCGGACTCAGTCAAGTGATTCAGCATATGTATAATTGTacc encodes:
- the gjd2b gene encoding gap junction protein delta 2b; the protein is MGEWTILERLLEAAVQQHSTMIGRILLTVVVIFRILIVAIVGETVYNDEQSMFLCNTLQPGCNQACYDKAFPISHIRYWVFQIIMVCCPSLCFITYSVHQSAKQKERRFSTVYLSLERDQGLFRRDDGLRIKNTLVNGMLQNTENSNKEAEPDCFEVKDIPNSTLRSTKSKMRRQEGISRFYIIQVVFRNVLEIGFLVGQYLLYGFKVMAVYECNQYPCIKDVECYVSRPTEKTVFLVFMFAVSGFCVVLNLAELNHLGWRKIKAAVRGVQARRKSVYEIRNKDGSKSSIANFGRTQSSDSAYV